In the genome of Dermatophagoides farinae isolate YC_2012a chromosome 4, ASM2471394v1, whole genome shotgun sequence, the window TAGGTACGTTAAAATAGTgcagaaccaaaaaaaaaaaaatcgaacaaaCGAGCCAGCGATATTGATCttttaacatttttgttattatcgtctgtgtaataatgaaaaaaaaacaaaatgaaaaagacaaagacgacgacgacaaatcGACCTATCTGAGACAatgtttcattcaacaaatcCAAAGAATAAACAGCTGGCAaacatttggttttttttggggatccagaattgaatttgtaattttcttttcgctaatttgttttttttctcatccaaacaaaaaaaatacaataggTAAATCGTATTTATGccacaatatcatcattaacgtCATTCTATCTTCCATTGCCAATTATGTTTTATGTTTATCTACGCATATTATTGGTCGCTGAAAGGCAATCAcgtgaaataaaacaattggAACAATCTTTGAGACAGAATGGTTTTCTATCGATGAATtatccaccaccaacaacaacaaaaacaacaacacaatcaCAAacgccaccaccatcatcgccatcattgATATTACAACGGAAATCTGATTGTCCAACACCATTAACGCCCCAATCACaaccatcaacattattagcaacaacaacaacaaacactgCTAATTTAAagcaatcaacaacatcgattacattaacaccaccaccaccaccaccaccagcagcagcagcagcagctgaaacatcaacaaaatcaaaatcaaatggacagaatgttcattttcattttagttCATTGGTTAATGTAAATCAaatacaatcaaatgatgacgatggtgaAGAATCACCAAATAAATTATCACCAAAACggtcagcaacaacaacaatgatgatgatgaattattcaaatagtatggattttaataatgatttaaacACCACCATTGGCACTGGTACTGGAACTTGTGTTGGATCaagatcattatcaacaacagcaatgaCAGCTAATGCATCGgcaacaaatacaaaatataACAATTTAatggatcaatcatcatcatcatcatcatcagcagcagcagcagcagcagcaatggAAACATCAAAACGTCATGCTGAACGTAGTTTACGTAGACGTGCTAGACAATTAATCACCGATACAAAAGCAATTCGTACATTAGGAATTGTTATGGGTGTTTTCTGTCTTTGTTGGTTAGTTTCATCCAGAATTCCattattcacaaaaaaaaatatttttatcccATTttaatgagatttttttgtttcgttttatcattttgatttttctttttctaggctaccatttttcatcatgtaCGTTATATCGGCATATTGTGATCAATGTAATATAAGCTATGAACTTAGATCCAGTATTACATGGCTTGGCTATGTGAATAGGtaagattttcttttgttttttgttcaattcttttttttctcattttctttttctttttctttttttttcacttcacaaatatcatcattatcttttgTTATAGTGCACTAAATCCAGCCATCTATGCTTATCTAAataaagaattcaaaatggCATTTAAACGTGTCATATTCTGTATGCCACATTGtagtaatgataattttgatcgaGATGCAATGCTAGATGAATATTCTGGTACATCACATCGTCATGGTGCTGGTAGTAgcgttgttggtggtggcttatcatcatatcaatcacaacaacatcaacaacaacaaaatcgaaaaatatcaaaaaatcatcattttgattttatgatTGACGATGAAGAACAAGGTGGTCatcgtggtggtggtagtggtggtcaACATAGATTAGATATattaccattaccaccatcaacacCTGGTTATATTACACGTACACCAAGTAATGCTACGGAAACACCGGATTGGATTATATTACatgcacatcatcatcatcagcaacaaaaacaacaacaacaactacatgGTAGTAGTtgatatttatcatcaaatcatccgGATAAAAATAGCCATCCAcccaaaatcaaatcaacccACCTAAAAAACACACCCACGACGTTCCATGTTCCATGCccaataataaacaacaacaacaaataaatcaaaatgcaataataataatcgtaaaTCATTTTacgatttttcattttgtcgattccaaaaatttgatttataattTGAAATCGGGATCCAAtttcagaaacaaaaatcgatcgatcgattttattATCTCTCTTGttctgttatttttttccctgtggccatgattttttttttgtttctttttcgttatgtatatatattgtattgtattgtattgttctggttgttttaaatttgaatttttggcgtgtgtttactttttttgtaataaaaaaatttttttttcttttgttgacaaaaaaaactaccacACATACAGTATAtgcaaatgattttgattcaaaaaaaattttttattatatattgattggtACAGGTTCTGCCATCTGTTGGTtgtgattttattttgagataaatttaattgatcattattttgagggaattgatcaatttgttaAATTCAAGTTAACACAACATATTCGCCACCTTTTTTCGACGATTTTCGCCCTTGCATAATGTTCTAAATGTTGCAATGATATCGGTTGAAGGAAGTTTATTGCACATCATAAAAGTGAAACTTACCGATTAATAAATCAACCGCATTTTTGAGATCGGTTGTAAGATTTTTGGTAGATTTATATTTCTGAAAGGTTTTtgttaaaagaaaaacattattaGTATGAATTActgcattattattattattattcaagttCTTTCTATTATTAATGATCACTGTATTTCTGAATAATCTCtatttttgtattgaatACATATATGTTTAATAAAATAGTTCAGTCATCGTTCTTCAGAAAACCGAATCCATTAAGTTGGCAAGTTCGCTATGCTAGTATCGCTGGCTGCGATATGCAAAAATTCGCCTTTGACCagccatttatttttcaacaaaaaatagccattttttttacagagttattgattattattggattattgattttttttatttcttttttttatccatgtTTCCAACGTATCAACTTTTTCCgtcaa includes:
- the LOC124491283 gene encoding tyramine/octopamine receptor; translation: MFQMLEEIMLMIFIIMIIVIQVTTTTATATTTTTKSPLTKETAKQNVIIINNPSSSSLSLMDNDLIVHLSNNFDSDHAHYNIDKQILMKKRKKRRRKRINTVTTINDDDDDWNNYLLLYNDNDENDDDNENISSIISSAASSASASASASSSSLLLLSQLPSSNHHNNRNNNKNKNNGLDENFIENHGNMNSSISVNNNNNNITSSSSSILLFNDDDDIDFDMDLLSTKSTTTTTTTDDDDDSLWSLSSTEIALRLIGAIICIALIIVTIVGNVLVIIVVARFHRMRTVTNILLASLAIADITVASLVMPFTVVYDLYRYWPWGPVLCHFWISCDVMCCTASILHLCCVAIDRFWAITRPLRYRSLISKRRLFCCILIIWLCSAAISFIPIFSGWYHSQGPINIFTLEYVNECGLDVNRIYATISSLTSFYLPLPIMFYVYLRILLVAERQSREIKQLEQSLRQNGFLSMNYPPPTTTKTTTQSQTPPPSSPSLILQRKSDCPTPLTPQSQPSTLLATTTTNTANLKQSTTSITLTPPPPPPPAAAAAAETSTKSKSNGQNVHFHFSSLVNVNQIQSNDDDGEESPNKLSPKRSATTTMMMMNYSNSMDFNNDLNTTIGTGTGTCVGSRSLSTTAMTANASATNTKYNNLMDQSSSSSSSAAAAAAAMETSKRHAERSLRRRARQLITDTKAIRTLGIVMGVFCLCWLPFFIMYVISAYCDQCNISYELRSSITWLGYVNSALNPAIYAYLNKEFKMAFKRVIFCMPHCSNDNFDRDAMLDEYSGTSHRHGAGSSVVGGGLSSYQSQQHQQQQNRKISKNHHFDFMIDDEEQGGHRGGGSGGQHRLDILPLPPSTPGYITRTPSNATETPDWIILHAHHHHQQQKQQQQLHGSS